Proteins encoded by one window of Candidatus Desulfatibia profunda:
- a CDS encoding RNA-binding protein — DQFGQVESATIIKDKYSGQSKGFGFVEMASKAEGQSAIDGLNGKELKGRALNVNEARPRTESRGSRGGYGGGKGGQGGSRGGYGGGRGGQGRDR; from the coding sequence GATCAATTCGGGCAGGTTGAATCCGCAACCATTATAAAAGACAAGTATAGTGGTCAATCAAAAGGATTTGGATTCGTGGAGATGGCCTCTAAAGCTGAAGGGCAGTCTGCAATCGATGGCCTAAATGGCAAAGAGCTAAAAGGAAGAGCGCTTAACGTGAATGAGGCTCGCCCTCGCACCGAAAGTCGCGGTAGTAGAGGAGGATACGGCGGTGGCAAAGGAGGACAAGGTGGTAGTAGAGGAGGATACGGCGGTGGCAGAGGAGGACAAGGGCGTGACAGATGA